In Paralichthys olivaceus isolate ysfri-2021 chromosome 12, ASM2471397v2, whole genome shotgun sequence, the genomic window ATGGTGGGACCCACAAAATTGCCGTTCTCGTAACCCTTAACTTTGACGCTGCGGCCGTCCAGGAGGAGCTTCGCGCCCTCATCCACGCCACTCTGGACCAAACTGCAGACTCTGTCCTTGGCCTGGGGAGAGATCAGAGGCCCCACATCTGCACCGGGCTGGTCTCCTACAGCAGGGCCCCCGAAACAACCGGCTATAAGGTTACACGTCATGGCGATCGCACGATGTGAGCACATTAAGAGCGCAGACATTCGGATGCTTCTtttgccacaaacacacaaaagccaGGACGAGGGGCACCCTGAGGCACTCCCTCAGAGATGGATACTTAGGGGTTTCCTGTGTACTGCACAAATTAGAGTCCATATCATTGCAAACGGGGAGAATCATTCTCTATTTTGCTTCACGTCaggatttgatgctgtgaaTCACTATTTAGGTCTGGGCCGCAGATCTGACCACAAATTTGCAGCATGGCTGACTCAACAAGCCTCCGCTCCCAGCTAAGTCCAATGTGAAGTTACAACAAGGCAAAAGGCGAGAGGTGTGGTTAGGGCGGCTTGGGTGGCCCCGGTATGACTAAACCAAAGGCCCTCAGGGAGAAAAAGGGCTCAGTAGAAAGAGACGGGATGTATAGAGGTGGGGTGACGGGGCGCGGTACCTGCATTCACGCGCAGAGCCCTGGCACGCTCCACCAGCTCCGGCAGCCAGCCCCGTGCTTCGCCCACCAGGATGGCTGTGGACAGAGCCATGCAGCGTTGTCCCGCTGCCCCGAACGCTGCGCCCACAAGCTGGTTCAGAGTGTTCTCCTTATTGGCATCAGGCATCACCACACCATGGTTCTTGGCGCCCTGCAGCACATGAGAAGTGGTTAGCCCTCGGCAGCTTGATCTCCACATTAGAGCAACTGGTTAGTCAAGCAGGAGAAGATAATATCAGGGAATTACAAACAAACGACCGACTAATGTTACATAGTAAACTTGTGGTggaaaggatggatggatacaagtaaaaacaaaaaggcagaACGTTTATATTTCACAGATTGGATTTCTgcagtgctgcacacagatgcTGCAGTTTCTCATTTGCACCTTCTCTCTTCAACAGCCACAGGTTCCAAGATACAGCAACAATCTGTTGGCCAAGGtcgccacctgctggacatCTGCAGCTGATACTCACCATGTTGGACTGGACCCTCTTTCCATTTTTAGAGCCCCTCTCGTAAATATACTCCCCAGCTTGATTTGAGCCGACAAAGCTGATCGCCCTGATGGCAGGATGGTCACAGATCAGATTCACAGCTGTGCCAGAAAGACAGTAAAAGACAAGTGTTCATTTAAATATGCATCAATTATAACAGCTACATTCATCCATAACAAATACTGTGTGGTACTGTGCTACATAGGAAATCATTCACCGAACTCATGGAATGAATAAGAGATTCCTGGTTGTTGTGAATTAAAAAAGCTGATAAGCAAAGATTCATCGATGCAAAAATGAACTTGCTctttcacaaaaatatttttgaaaaatatcttcaaaaattaaattaaataaaaccatgaGCTGTATTGATGAGTGGTAGCATTCAGTCATCTCCCTATTTGATTGCACACTacacaaaaaaactgttgttaATTTCCAACATAGAGATTTCAGATGTTATGTTATCAGACATGTTGAATGTGTCCTTCTTAACCTGCACCTGCAATTATCACAGTTCCATCACATACAGTAACTTGTCTCTGCGCTGAAGATAACGTTCAGACACAGAACAGCAAGTTCAGACACAGAACAGCAAGTTCAGACGACCAAAGGTAACAGAGTCCAGCTCTCACCGGCGTGTTGGCCGTGGATCACGTTGAGCGTCCCGTCTGGAGCGCCAGCATCTTGCAGCATCTTGACGAGCAGCATGGCGCAGGTTGGCACTCGCTCCGAGGGCTTGAGCAGGTACGTGTTGCCACACACCAAGCCCATGGGGAACATCCACAGAGGGATCATGGCGGGGAAGTTGAAGGGGGCGATGCCTGCACACACCCCGAGGGGCAGGCGGTAGGTGTAGGTGTCCATGTCCTTTGTGATGGAGGGCAGGGTTTCCCCGAGCATCAGGGAGGTGATGCTGCAGGCGTGCTCCACAACCTCtgcaaaggaaaaaacaaaacacagtgtgCAACACACAAGTTAATTCggttcattttgtttgtgtcataCGGCAGTAATATCAAAATCTAAAGAACGaataaaaaagttaatatttaaaactgctCACAAATGAGCTCTGTTTAAAGATCTTTTAATAAAAGGGAAAAAttgattttcagaataaaatgcaaatgtctAAATAAGATTCCACAATGCAGGTATTGCACTGTAACGATATGGTGCTATGGTTCAAAGGACTCGTGAAGTAAACCACCCTTTGTTCAGAGCTGGTATAACTTATTAACCCCCTCTTCCAACCACAAACGAAAAGCCTACATAACAAGGAAATGTTTACCTAATTGTTGCCCTCTGTAAATGTATCTCTGTGCACGTGCGTGTGAGCAACTTAAACTTACGCAATCCTCTGAACACATCCCCCTCTGCATCTGCAAGAGTCTTTCCCTGCTCCACCGTGATGGCCTTGGCAAGTTCTTTCTGGAATCACAAGAACATTTCTGTACTTTATATTCAACACCAGGTTAAATATAAGCTAAagatttgtattttaaacagTAAATGCTGAAAATGAAACTGTAGTTTCCATCAGTGCACCTTGCACTCTCTGACCCCTTTGACTTACAATGTTGTCCTTGATAAGCTGCTGATAGCGGAGAAAGACCTGCTGCCGAGCCAAGATGGAGGTCTCAGACCACGAGTGGAATGCTCTGGAGCACGAGTCCACGGCAGCCACCATCTCCTCCTGAGTGGCTTTGGGTACGCGGGCGATCACCTCGTTGGTAGCCTGCAGAGGAGTGATTTAAAAAGCGTcaatttacaactttaaaacttaaaaaaacattaattagtTTGTATTATCAGGGATATTTTGAGTCCAGCTGAAGTTACTGAGGCCAGTTGAATCCTGGCAGATGTTTAACGGAGTTATGTGCAGTTTCATAAATGTGCAGGTCGAAGGTCATCAGAGACAAATAATGGATTTCCATGTTGACTCCTTaacaacacatttataaatgCTAGTTTATGAATTATTGCTGGGGTTTAAATAACGCCACCTCACTGATCGGCAAtgacagaaatatttatttgtcatttaattCACACATGACTTGACAAGTATCTTGTTCTTTGACCCCAGTGAACACACCCGTTTGTTTAACACTTGACAGAACATTTTGAACCTGCAGGTCACAACCACAATGTTGCTATAAATTGCTTTGGGCTGTTCAGCAACACAAACTGGTTTATAGACACAGTGTCGTTAAACATTATGCAACATGTTCAGCAACTTCTGTAGAATTTGCTTCAGGTGTTATGTCAGAGCTAACTTACACAGTGCACATCATGCTAAAATCAACTTTGGAGCGTATATGCATGTTTGTGAAGAGAATGAGTGGTGTTTACAGATCCGAACCAGGTGACACACTTACAGGATTATGAATATCCAGCCATTCTGAAGTCTTGGATTCCACAAACTTCCCATCGATGAACAGCTTGATGTTCGGCTGCGAGGACACAACAACTGCATTTAATCATCCGACACATTGGTTGTAAACTGTGACAGCACGCTGACAACTCAGTGTGTCCTGTTTCCCACTCACCactgaagaggaggagtagCACATGCGGCCAACTTTAAGTGGGACctggagggggaaaaaacacagatcATCAATACATGCAATAAATATAAGCTGTAATTGTAGGTTTGCACACAAGCAGCTTatctctgctgcagcctggagGCCTGGAAGATTAATGAGCAACCACAGAGTAATGAAAGGGACAAAGTCAAGTGGGTAGAGAGGAGACATTTATTAATGCATTAAAATGTGCATCAGGTGTAAAGAGGAGAAAACTGAATTTGTCCCATATATGTGGAATTAATCCCACTAATTAGTCCCCCTTATATAATGCACATGGGAAGTTTTAAGGTTTGAGAAGCTTGTATAATTTTACCTTAGTCCTGAGCACTGATCTTAACGCTGTCGACGCCATGTTGCAGATGTGAAGTGGCCCAGACGGACTAGATCTTCACCAGCTCTTCAGGCAGGACGGCGGAGGACAACTCTCACTTTTCTCCCCTGACAGGGTCGCACCTCCTGAGGGGGGCGGGCTCTGACAGGGGGAGCTGAGGCCGGCGATTCGCTCCGCGCTCGCACCCTCCCATGACTTAACGCAGCCTGATTGGACCACAGTGGACGCCTTCTGTCCAATCCCTAAGCCGGACCTCCGTATCATCCCGCCCACGCTGCGTAAAGCCGAGCAACCATTGGACGAAATCATTATTTTGCTTCATGACCAGGAAGTTATGCAACCAGAGGCTGAACTGTGACCAAAATCTCTGCAGAACATCTTAAGTGTTGTTAGCTTAGCTACAGAATGTtagcattctttttttttttaaatgacaggaAGTGGGACTTTACTGTGAAATGTGACTCTTTATAATTAATCCCTTGAATTAAAGTGACAACAGCCACAACAATGCACCTGCCCCTCGTGTCCCTCGCCAAGGTACTGTATTAACTCTGTTAGCTGTTtgccaaatgtgtgtgtgtgtgtcagatgtcTAATGTGAACCATATGAAAGCCCAAAAGTTGCTTAGTCATGGACCAAAGATTAGGTAGGAGGGAGTTTAGGATCGCTTCCTATTGGCTGctgcaggatgaggaggatgtaGAAGAACTGTTGCATTAGTCTCCACTGTGTTAAAAGCTACAGCCAAGCAGCCATGGCAACTCCAACCAAGGTGAACTACTGCAGACACAGGGAAAGTCAACTATGTCAAGAGGAAGTGTGACACGTGTTTTCTCATGGACTGACTGTTTTTATGTGGCTTTCTGTGCAGCCTGTTCTCCATGGATACTTCAGAAGCTCCTGCTCCTGGAGGGTTCGCATTGGTGAGTTCTCAAGACAGCATCTGCACAGATTGTTGCAATTAGGGCTGAACATTAAGATAATATCAAGATTCAATATATACATGTAGAATTAAAAGCATTGTGCAAACACAGCGAGGCGGTGTATCAGATCagcaaaatgttttgctgtttatcaagtgtttgccatTCTCTGCTCACAAAGAAAATCTTAAAAGAAATCATAatgataatgtgacatttatcgtgataattattgatatcaaaTGATATATCTTCCAGCTCTATTTTAAATCAGTAATCAAGATGATGATTAACTTTTTTGTGCAACAGCTTTTGCTCTTAAAGGAATAGAGTACGACCAGGTTCCAGTCAATCTGATCAAAGATGGGGGTCAGCAGGTACAATACACAGATTCACTGGATTCATTACATCATCTGTTGCATGAGACGTCTCCAAGTAATGTTTTCTAACATCTGGTGTGCATAGTTAAACTAGCATGGCACGCAGTAAAGCACATCCCTCCACCAACGGCCCCATGTTTCAGTTTCCTacatgtgcctgatttttttttcattaatttttccCTGCAAAAACAGtgacaatgttgaaaaatgccttctctcaaaatgttaaagtgaATACAACTTCCTGGATTTATCCCCTGATCCGGATCAGAACGAACATTTAATGGATTCTCTCACACATCCGTCCACCAAATTAGTTGTAAatctgttctgttgtttttattgtaatcttgcttaaaaacaaacaaacccacaaagTGGTGAAACATAActgtcttggtggaggtaattacaAATGTGTTATCAGCTAcaaatgactgaaatgtttaAACTTAAAATTGCATTAGTCTCAAAAAGGCTCTCTCTGTGCTCAAGCTCACTGAAGAGTACAAAACCCTAAACCCCATGCAACAAGTGCCTGCAGTGGAAATCGATGGCATCACCCTTTCTCAGTCAGTGAGTCCCTCAAATCTTCACCCAACTCATCCCAACACTTAATTTTACACATGAAACTGTAACACTGAGGACAATGAGGATATCGTGTGCTCACACAGCTGGCAGTGATCCAGTACATCGACGAGACCAGGCCAGGACCCCGCCTCCTTCCTGCAGACCCGAAGAAACGGGCCCAGGTCCGGATGATCAGTGATGTCATTGCCTCTGGAATACAGCCACTGCAGGTGGGTTACAACTGAAGCAGACAGTTGAAATGGTATCAGTACTAATATCAAGACTTGTGGGTTCACACttgaaactagaatggcagaGCATACCTCTCTACCACAGttcctttatgaaaccacatttaaattcactagatctggatccGTATTTGCACCAACACAGGACTATTAGTCCCTTAAATACATCCCccccatctcacaatgttaaagtgaaaaaataaattcagaatcTGCCCACTGATCTGGAAAacaggttcttccctgatctATTCTGCATCGCTCCACCAAGTTTGTTAGTCTGTCCAgtactttttgtgtaattctgacTGAcatcagatgaaaacacaacctccttggtggaggaaataATACAATTGTTGAATGTCACAATGTAGTTCAACTTAAGGCTATAAACGTACCATGGATGTTGCAGAATTTGTATGTGATCCAGAAAATGGGGGCAGAGAAGGTGCCGTGGGCTCAGCAATTCATCAGTCGTGGTTTCCAAGGTTGGTGGAAGTTAAGTCTTAGTAACAGAATTATTCCAAAGATCCATCTCCTGTCATTCTTTAAAATGTTACTCTAATGCTTATTTTGTTCTCATCCAGCTCTGGAGCCTATCCTGAagcaaacagcaggaaaatactGTGTTGGTGATGAGGTAGGAGCCTGCTCATCATATTCCTAACAAACCTATCAGTGGGACACAGCAGATACTTATCATCTGACTCTATTTCATATCTTACAGATTTCCATGGCTGACATCTGTTTGGTCCCACAAGTCTACAATGCAGAGAGGTAAGGTCACCCTGAACAAGAACATGAATGTTGTACTTGAGTTAGCCTGTCTTTTTTAACCTTCTGTATACATGAAATCCACCCTGTGTATTCTGAACTTTAAAAACCTCATACAAATGACCCATCTGTCGTTCTTCTCACCAGGTTCAAAGTGGACGTTGAGCAGTTTCCAACCATCAAAAGGTTAAATCAAACCTTACTTGAGATCGAGGCTTTCAAAGTGAGCCACCCCTCTTGCCAACCAGACACACCTTCTGATCTTCGCACATAACCGCTATAGACATGTAACTTCATACTTTCTTTAATAAAAACCCTTTGAAAATAAtcctttttattgttgttactGTAAAAACTATATTAAAAAGTGAAGACACAGTTcagttaaaatatttattaatattttgatATTAAATAGTATAAAACAGTCCAGCATTTTGCTGTCAGCATATGTTGGGAATAGGTAAATTATGTGAAAAAAGATTTGTTATGCAAAGCGGTAACCACCTGCAGGGCTAAAGCTGCACGGTGGTAGAATAGCTCTTTACTGAAGGTTATAAAtaaagaatagaataaaagaataaaacagaggCTACAGTAAGGTCTAAGCAGTCAAATTACAATTAAATAACATGTAAAGAAGTCAAGTTGAAAGAACtgttcagacaaacacacttggAGATCAAAGCATTATCCTCCATCTTttcaaagaattaaaaaaaaactattgtcCTTGCATTTCTCTGATGAATCCATCACTTTGCACCAGGAACCTCCACTGCGCACTTAACTGTGTCATTGTAGAAGGTACCGGAGCAGTCGGACCCACCAAACACCAGTACTGTGCAGTACACGCTGACGTTTTCACTCTGCTCGtgcttctctgtgtctgtcaggACAGGGCAGCCCAAACTCAGCATGCTGTGTCCGGCACGGGGTTTGGAGCAAAGAACGGGAGACGCCACTGAACTCCACATGTTGGTATCTGAGGACCAATCGAGGCAGGAGgagacaatgaaaacattacagtgTTTGACCTTAGAAAATGTAACGTCTGTCTTAAAGCCAAACACCAACCTTAAACTTGAGTTAAATCGCGTAATTTAGCAGAAATAATCAGAAAAGGATCAGTTCTCACCAGTGCTGAAGATATGTACGTCTTGGAGCGCTCCAATTGCACTGCAGCCGCCACTGATTAAAATCCTGTTGTCTGAAACTGGGACCGCCGCATGGAACCTGTCAATATACATGCAGGAGGGTTTCATctgtactattattattttacataaatttTTTTCAATACTTAATTCCATCATTTCACTtccctgataaaaaaaaaacaatactggATGTTGACTTtgatatttagttttaaaagcCATAATTTCAAAGGCTGTTCTGGCCGTCCAAGgtgtaaaaacactgaaaccagATGGGTCCATTGATGACAGATCTCAAGGTTGATTGGTTCTGTTCTCACCCTCGAGGCAATGGTGGCATGTTCCCACACTTCACAGCTGTGTACTCCATAAATCCTTCCGTCagcgaggaggaaaaaagataaatgtcACTGCAATCCAGGACACAACATCATCACAGCCAACAAATCTGTACCTTACCCAGATCTAAAACGTGGAGATCATTGAGGTAGGTTGCAGTCTTCCTGCCACCAAATATCATCAACCTCTGTGACAGAAGTGTGGCCGAGTGCCTGTTCGGTACAAACATCATTTTAAtcttgaaagaaaataaagaagaagtgTCACAGTAAATgtactgcagctgtgtttgaGAAAGAGCACTGACCCAAACCGAGGCAGAGGTTTGTCGCCCTCCACGATGGGCTGGTACCACAGCTCAAACTCTGGGTTGAAGATGTACAGAGCATTACTGCAGGATTTATCCCCGGACGAATGTCCTGGCTGGACTCcaccaaacacaaacagctctTTCTTATAAAACAGTGCAGAGTGATACGCCAGAGTGGGAATGTTCCCCTTTGCCTGCAGCGAGAAAatccacagaggaagaaaaacatctctGCTTGAGTAGCTGCAAAGAATTTTAGAACTACAACATGTTAGTAACAAACCCACAGTGACAAGCTTCCACTTCCAGGTCAGAGTGTTGAGGATGAACAGCTCGCTGTAGCACTGACCCTCCCTCAGACCACCGTACACAAAGACCGACTTGGAGTCTGGGTCGTAGGTTGCAGAGTGTCCTCGGGCACAAAGTGGAACAGGTCCAGAGGCAGATGAGTTCATGGGAAACCAGAAGTCACTGTCTGAGATGAGTAACAATGAatttggtgtaaaaaaaaaaaaaaaaaaagtattttaggggtttattatctccaccaaggatGTTTCCccgtttttttggtttgttagCAAAACTAGGCAAAATCTACAGTAAAGATTACAATTGCTGAAAGGGTGTTGTATGAATCAGGGAAGAACCTgtaacattttggtgcagatgtggATCAGATCCAGGAAGTTCCTGTTAAATAGGTTGTGTGATAGTGTATGTTTTGACATTTACACTGATTTCTCATAGAATTTGTGGAACTTGATCGAGAAAAAAATCAGTCATGTTTAAAGGACTGATTTCTGTAAGAGACTGCAATTACATacaattaaatttaattttagtggactgttgggccttggtggaggtatgcgtgCCATCCTAGTTTATCCTATGTACTTACAATCTGATGCCATAAACAAGAAACTATAACTCGTAAATGCCTGAACAAATATTTCAATGAACTCCACTGACCTAACTCGAGCTTCCACAGGGAATCCTTGCAGTAGTTTTGATCTGCCGTCTCTCCACCGATGAGGACGGCAGTGTCGGGGTCGCTCAGACACATTGTGTGGCTCCAGCGCTTCGATGGACACACTGAAACTGAATCAAGATCTTTGTCGAAACCCATTTTGTGATTTCAGAGGCAATCGGTTTTTTTGGTTCCTGACCTTTTCTGTTGTCACTCTTTATCTGCGCTGTCATTCCTTCCTGGCTGTTCATCCTGTACAGCCTTTTTTTCTTCGGGGTTGAAGCCTGGTCTATGTCCTCAGTGAGACTGTCCATGTCCTCAGAGCTCCAGGTCATGTGGCCTCTTTTACTGATCACCGTCCGCCTCGgtgtcttttcctttttacgTGGGCACAGGCTAAATTACACACGTCACATGCAGACATTAACATATCGTTCTGAGCGTGATTCTTACCGTGGGCCAAGCTGTGGGTTTGTTGCCCACTGTGGAGACACTGGTGTCAATTTTGTTCACTTGGATCTCAGCAAATGAAACGCTGTCACACAACTGTGAGGAGTTGAGTGTAATCTGCAAGCCAGGACAATGACTAATTGTTGCACTGAAAGCACAGGAGAACTGCTGAACTTCTCCTTCTCTTACCGTTTCATTTTCAGCAGTGTGGTGCAGAGTGCTGCAGAGATCAGTTGCATTGTACTGCTCCGGGAACAGACATTTCCTTTGAGCCAGAGGAGTGCTGCTGAGGACGCTCGATTTATCCTGTGACCAGTCACAAGTCGTCACAGTAGTGAAAACAGTctgagccaagaaagaacccgtGAGACGCTGTCTTTTAAACTCAATTATAAGCAATGTTAAAAAGAATAAAGCTCGGTTATATGAGATGCAGGGCCAGTTTTGGAATACAGATAAGATGGTCTGTGAtgtgttgcagcagcaaaaaggacagtcaaaaaaagtagaaaaaataagtaaacatgcaatataaatgTAAGGATATATAGAATAGATATTATACATacaatgtaaacagaatatatacactGTGAGCAGAGTATATACAGTGTAACAGACTGCACATGATTATTCAGTGTGACAGATTGTACATGAACCACTGAATTGCAGACAGAAATGAGTAACTTATGTGTAACCTATGGTTGTTCTCCTGCTGAAGTAAAACCTCATACCTCTCCACACACTGTGAGCACAATCTTTCCATAAACTCCCCTCCTGCCCCTCTCTGCTGCCACTGAGGTGATGTCTGAGCTCCACTCTCCTTCCCAGGTAAGACACCTATATCCAAAGATGAGTTCCTACATTTAGACCTGGGTGGATTTCTGTTTCTCGTTTTGTCTGAACTCGACCCAGTGTTCCTCACACCTTGCCTGAGATGTCAGAGTCCCGATCGTCTGGGCCTGCACCTCTGCACtgaccaccacctccactgagATGGTGGTAGCGTCCCCTCCTCTCCACTCGCCGAGCCCGAAGATGACGAGCTGTTTGGGCAGAGGCAGCGGGACGTGGACCTGGAAACACCTCCGGGTGGATTTGCTGCCAAGAGTGAAGGAACAACGTGTTTGGAGATGAATGGTCGTGTTTGGAGAAAGGGCTGCATGGAGATGTGACACACACCTGATGAACTGGCGGGGAGCGTCACGCAGGGACCACAGCACGTAGAAGTTCATCTTCcccatgttgttgttgttgttgttgtttgctcgGACTCGGATTGTAAaatcgctgctgctgccgcaAACAACGCGGTCGCAAATTTGGCGCGACCTGTCACTTCCGTAAacgcctctgattggctgagcctGGAGGCCGCAGTAgaaacacacacctgtgacGAGGTGCAGTTAATTGGGTTTAACGCGGGTTCAATTGAGCGAGTTTagtttttatcatttgtttataacagaacacaacatttataaacaacagatgtgtgtttccatcagatgtttttatctgtttgtttgtttgctgaatGTAAACAACGGATTTCTATGAGAAACTTTTATCCAGgatataatataatgttattCTTCAAATCTGATATCCTGGTTGGCGGGTTATAGATTATGATAATGAACAATAtagcaaatatatttttacacatttaaattatttaatatgaATGATTTATTGAGATATATTTTTTGTCGACTTGAGGCTTCATAGTGGTGAATGATATTTTTATGTTGCCTGGCCCCTCATAAAAACAGCATGTTATTATAAAGTTCTATGTATtatgttttatacttttacttgattACTTAATTCAAAtttgtattttgcttttttttcatcttgagGCATCATCGTGGTAActgaggtgtttttttgtttttatgtctcaTCAACAGTAGgtaatatacaataatataatatatattaaatataccACAAACCTAATTATATAATGTAGTTTGTATAATACACCCAAACTAGTTGGAATGTCTTCAATTTACCTCTCACAAGATGTAGATAATATACTGAAATGTCTGTATATATCATGATAAATATTCATATCTGTGTATTTACATAAGATGAAATTTTTCGACAGCACATTTAAGATGTTATTGCGTATCTCCAGTTCAAAcctttaaaaatgatcaaatcattAGTCATTATTAATGTCTAACTTAATGAACGTCAAACTTAgatttaaatccaaaacatatTTCCAATGGCATTGTACAAGAACTATTTGAGTCTATGCTTATACTACTGCTTTACAGAAATCCAGTAAAATGATGAGTGACAATAGAAGAAACTCTGGATTGTGACTGGCCTTCAGGGAGatcttaaaataaaacctgGCTTCATCAACACCTCTGTAACAATAACATCAATCCCCTAATGC contains:
- the LOC109628035 gene encoding rab9 effector protein with kelch motifs isoform X2; translation: MGKMNFYVLWSLRDAPRQFISKSTRRCFQVHVPLPLPKQLVIFGLGEWRGGDATTISVEVVVSAEVQAQTIGTLTSQARCLTWEGEWSSDITSVAAERGRRGVYGKIVLTVCGETVFTTVTTCDWSQDKSSVLSSTPLAQRKCLFPEQYNATDLCSTLHHTAENETITLNSSQLCDSVSFAEIQVNKIDTSVSTVGNKPTAWPTEKTPRRTVISKRGHMTWSSEDMDSLTEDIDQASTPKKKRLYRMNSQEGMTAQIKSDNRKVCPSKRWSHTMCLSDPDTAVLIGGETADQNYCKDSLWKLELDSDFWFPMNSSASGPVPLCARGHSATYDPDSKSVFVYGGLREGQCYSELFILNTLTWKWKLVTAKGNIPTLAYHSALFYKKELFVFGGVQPGHSSGDKSCSNALYIFNPEFELWYQPIVEGDKPLPRFGHSATLLSQRLMIFGGRKTATYLNDLHVLDLGFMEYTAVKCGNMPPLPRGFHAAVPVSDNRILISGGCSAIGALQDVHIFSTDTNMWSSVASPVLCSKPRAGHSMLSLGCPVLTDTEKHEQSENVSVYCTVLVFGGSDCSGTFYNDTVKCAVEVPGAK
- the LOC109628035 gene encoding rab9 effector protein with kelch motifs isoform X1; protein product: MGKMNFYVLWSLRDAPRQFISKSTRRCFQVHVPLPLPKQLVIFGLGEWRGGDATTISVEVVVSAEVQAQTIGTLTSQARCLTWEGEWSSDITSVAAERGRRGVYGKIVLTVCGETVFTTVTTCDWSQDKSSVLSSTPLAQRKCLFPEQYNATDLCSTLHHTAENETITLNSSQLCDSVSFAEIQVNKIDTSVSTVGNKPTAWPTEKTPRRTVISKRGHMTWSSEDMDSLTEDIDQASTPKKKRLYRMNSQEGMTAQIKSDNRKVSVCPSKRWSHTMCLSDPDTAVLIGGETADQNYCKDSLWKLELDSDFWFPMNSSASGPVPLCARGHSATYDPDSKSVFVYGGLREGQCYSELFILNTLTWKWKLVTAKGNIPTLAYHSALFYKKELFVFGGVQPGHSSGDKSCSNALYIFNPEFELWYQPIVEGDKPLPRFGHSATLLSQRLMIFGGRKTATYLNDLHVLDLGFMEYTAVKCGNMPPLPRGFHAAVPVSDNRILISGGCSAIGALQDVHIFSTDTNMWSSVASPVLCSKPRAGHSMLSLGCPVLTDTEKHEQSENVSVYCTVLVFGGSDCSGTFYNDTVKCAVEVPGAK